One region of Priestia megaterium genomic DNA includes:
- a CDS encoding Ger(x)C family spore germination protein, with protein sequence MTKKCLPVMMTVFLLCGCMSHRNIEQLALVIGVAMDITPKIEPKTGKNQLVLTHQTLTETESGNMSSSIPYKNITTAGPTIHEITRNISLKSDPIYSQHQRALLIGEKASKTIPLDALINQFVRDNEIRRSSLAFVTKGDAKNVLTIQGMSVPPVNLIYELVYNKFKTNKILNPLTMGELSAKLKTDQSFLIQRLSKIKNSVEIDGAAIIKDKKAKFTLTQHQVEALTWLTGNIKGGIIYGKHGPYPFSYEIGDVQQDVKARIDSNHSLHFDINVQTSGRLSEDWETSKQALAASNVKNTEKKIEKIIRKDAEKTLRLLQNNYKADVLDLHNYVRIHHPHFWKKHQHEWDEIFSQSTIDYHVDVQIKDFGTQGRD encoded by the coding sequence ATGACGAAAAAATGTCTTCCTGTCATGATGACCGTTTTTTTATTATGCGGCTGTATGAGCCATCGGAATATTGAACAACTTGCTCTTGTTATAGGAGTGGCAATGGATATTACACCAAAAATCGAACCAAAAACAGGAAAAAATCAGCTTGTGCTGACTCATCAAACGTTAACCGAAACGGAATCCGGAAATATGTCTTCTTCCATTCCATACAAAAACATTACAACAGCCGGCCCTACCATTCATGAAATCACACGAAATATTTCGCTGAAATCTGACCCTATATACAGCCAGCATCAGCGAGCACTTTTAATAGGAGAAAAAGCGAGCAAGACAATCCCTCTTGATGCGCTTATCAATCAGTTTGTACGTGATAATGAAATACGGCGCAGCAGCCTTGCGTTTGTTACAAAAGGAGACGCTAAAAACGTTTTAACGATTCAAGGAATGTCTGTGCCTCCAGTCAACTTAATTTACGAGCTTGTTTACAATAAATTCAAAACGAATAAAATTCTAAATCCCTTAACCATGGGAGAGCTATCGGCTAAGTTAAAAACAGATCAAAGCTTTTTAATACAGCGGCTTTCTAAAATAAAAAACAGCGTTGAAATAGACGGCGCGGCAATCATAAAAGATAAAAAAGCAAAATTCACCTTAACTCAGCACCAAGTGGAGGCTTTAACGTGGTTAACGGGGAATATTAAAGGCGGAATTATTTACGGCAAACACGGTCCATACCCCTTTTCCTATGAAATTGGAGATGTTCAGCAAGATGTGAAGGCCCGCATTGATTCAAATCACTCCCTTCATTTTGACATCAACGTTCAAACAAGCGGCAGGCTATCAGAAGATTGGGAGACTTCAAAACAGGCTCTTGCCGCCTCTAATGTAAAGAACACCGAGAAAAAAATAGAAAAAATTATTCGAAAAGACGCAGAAAAAACACTTCGCTTATTACAAAATAATTACAAAGCTGATGTGCTTGACCTGCATAATTACGTACGAATTCATCATCCTCATTTTTGGAAAAAACATCAGCATGAATGGGATGAAATATTTAGCCAGTCGACCATCGACTATCATGTCGATGTTCAAATTAAAGATTTTGGTACACAGGGCAGAGATTAG
- a CDS encoding alpha/beta family hydrolase, whose product MKKTLKILGVSLAVLVAVTAAFFVIWSGFDYEPSKQLHSLVDEKKVVKKDDYYVFKPQTNKEIKAGYIIYQGAKVEPLAYGYYAQQIANEGYLVAVVDSPFNMSFFSQNKATDIVKSYPKIAAWFIGGHSLGGVSAASYAYDHQNSIKGLVLLASYPMNKNDFSTSTYPILSLTGEKDGLSTPEKIKETKHLLSKNTELVQVKGANHAQFGMYGKQKGDNKASISPKEQQDELVKRTVKWFNSQMKKSVSN is encoded by the coding sequence ATGAAAAAAACGTTAAAAATACTAGGAGTCAGTCTTGCCGTTCTTGTTGCAGTAACCGCGGCTTTTTTTGTTATATGGTCGGGTTTTGATTATGAACCTTCAAAACAGCTTCACTCACTGGTAGATGAGAAAAAAGTAGTGAAAAAAGACGATTATTACGTATTTAAGCCTCAAACGAACAAAGAGATAAAGGCCGGCTATATTATTTATCAAGGTGCTAAAGTAGAGCCGTTAGCATATGGCTATTATGCTCAGCAAATTGCAAATGAAGGATATCTTGTTGCTGTTGTAGATTCTCCGTTTAATATGAGCTTCTTTAGTCAAAATAAAGCGACGGATATTGTGAAGAGCTACCCGAAGATTGCCGCATGGTTTATCGGAGGGCATTCCCTTGGAGGAGTGAGTGCAGCGTCTTATGCGTATGATCATCAAAACTCAATAAAAGGCTTAGTTCTTTTAGCATCGTATCCGATGAATAAAAATGATTTTTCAACCTCCACTTACCCTATTTTGTCTTTAACCGGTGAGAAAGATGGTTTGTCGACGCCTGAAAAAATTAAAGAAACCAAGCATTTACTTTCAAAAAATACGGAGCTGGTCCAAGTAAAAGGAGCTAATCACGCACAGTTTGGAATGTACGGGAAACAAAAAGGCGACAACAAAGCCAGTATTTCTCCTAAAGAGCAGCAGGATGAGCTAGTAAAAAGAACGGTAAAGTGGTTCAACAGTCAAATGAAAAAGTCCGTCAGTAACTAA
- a CDS encoding GntR family transcriptional regulator: MKQSLDHQRPIFQQIKETIEENILNDAFPEEERVPSTNEFAKMYRINPATAAKGINQLVDHGILYKKRGIGMFVCAGAKEVLLTQRKEEFYNRFIVPLKKEAQHLGITVTELKELLDKGEIE; this comes from the coding sequence ATGAAACAATCATTAGATCATCAGCGACCAATTTTTCAACAAATCAAAGAAACCATCGAAGAGAATATTTTAAATGATGCTTTTCCAGAAGAAGAAAGAGTACCGTCTACGAATGAATTTGCCAAAATGTATCGCATTAACCCTGCAACGGCAGCTAAAGGAATTAATCAGCTAGTTGACCACGGAATATTGTATAAAAAGAGAGGGATCGGGATGTTTGTATGTGCGGGTGCCAAAGAAGTGTTGCTTACACAAAGAAAAGAAGAATTTTATAACCGTTTTATCGTTCCGCTGAAAAAAGAAGCACAGCATTTAGGAATTACGGTAACCGAGTTAAAAGAGCTGTTAGACAAGGGGGAAATAGAATGA
- a CDS encoding DUF3885 domain-containing protein: MTTMRLQSYLTTMFPNVQMKRPLFYNAPAGIRFTLTNQKGVWEREYMKNVYARAYEIFETLHEKNDELLLVFKANAAQDDLLLKKKKETAIKKFIRSRLKKQEVQSVALLNNAEYIIACKTNDVKEKLLLQSIANRDLHIHPAIEEECYIVNLNKETIFHLYDERGLDIVSNNQSSLQLLQQKFHDWILDIDAACSKKVQ; encoded by the coding sequence ATGACCACAATGCGGCTTCAATCATACTTAACAACAATGTTTCCAAATGTTCAAATGAAAAGACCTCTTTTTTATAACGCGCCTGCGGGTATTCGCTTTACGCTTACCAATCAAAAAGGCGTATGGGAACGAGAATACATGAAAAATGTGTACGCACGCGCTTACGAAATTTTTGAAACACTCCATGAAAAAAATGATGAGCTGCTGCTTGTTTTCAAAGCGAATGCTGCACAGGATGATTTACTTTTAAAAAAGAAAAAAGAAACAGCTATTAAAAAATTCATCCGCTCTCGCCTGAAGAAACAAGAAGTTCAATCCGTAGCATTATTAAATAACGCTGAGTATATTATTGCCTGTAAAACAAATGATGTGAAAGAAAAGCTTCTTTTGCAATCAATTGCCAACCGTGATCTTCATATTCATCCGGCTATTGAAGAAGAGTGTTACATTGTGAATTTGAATAAAGAAACCATCTTCCACCTATACGACGAGCGCGGCCTGGACATCGTATCAAACAATCAGTCTTCTCTTCAACTGCTTCAGCAAAAGTTTCACGACTGGATTCTAGATATTGATGCAGCTTGTTCAAAAAAAGTACAGTAA
- a CDS encoding ABC transporter ATP-binding protein: MNIEAQLLNKCYGSKQVLKDISLTLAQNKIYGLLGRNGAGKTTLMQIVAGHIPVTTGEVKVGNQSPFENRSVLQNICLINESGNFKKTLKVKDVLKIASFFYPYWSQEAAERLMEEFDLDCNRKVKALSKGMESALGIIVGLSSRTSITIFDEPYIGLDAAMRARFYELLLDEYEEYPRTFIISTHLIDEVSNLFEEVLIMQKGKLILQDTAENLQQRCVSVKGPKSQIEEYEKGKQVIHEQVFGGEKKIVLFNEDIYAEELVDSSFHVEAVHIQDIMIYLTANRGGVA; the protein is encoded by the coding sequence ATGAATATAGAAGCGCAGCTGTTAAATAAATGCTACGGATCTAAGCAAGTGTTAAAGGATATTTCACTTACGCTAGCACAAAATAAAATATACGGACTGCTAGGTAGAAACGGAGCAGGTAAAACGACTCTGATGCAAATTGTAGCCGGACATATTCCAGTTACAACAGGAGAGGTAAAAGTGGGAAATCAATCTCCGTTTGAAAACCGCTCTGTTCTACAAAACATCTGCTTAATTAACGAAAGCGGAAATTTCAAAAAAACATTAAAAGTCAAAGACGTGCTAAAAATTGCCTCCTTTTTTTATCCTTATTGGAGCCAGGAAGCTGCTGAGAGGCTTATGGAAGAGTTCGATTTAGATTGTAATAGGAAAGTGAAGGCATTGTCTAAAGGTATGGAATCAGCGTTAGGAATTATTGTTGGGTTATCTTCTCGCACAAGCATCACAATTTTTGATGAACCTTATATTGGACTTGATGCTGCGATGCGAGCGCGCTTTTATGAGCTTTTATTGGATGAATATGAAGAATATCCACGCACGTTCATTATTTCAACGCACTTAATTGATGAAGTAAGTAATTTGTTTGAAGAAGTACTTATTATGCAAAAAGGAAAGCTGATTCTTCAGGATACAGCAGAAAATTTGCAGCAGCGCTGTGTAAGTGTGAAAGGACCTAAAAGTCAAATTGAAGAGTATGAAAAAGGAAAGCAAGTCATCCATGAACAAGTATTCGGGGGAGAGAAAAAAATAGTGCTGTTTAATGAAGATATTTATGCTGAAGAACTTGTCGACAGTTCGTTTCATGTAGAAGCCGTTCACATACAGGATATTATGATTTATCTTACAGCCAATCGTGGAGGTGTAGCGTAA